One window of the Pararge aegeria chromosome 22, ilParAegt1.1, whole genome shotgun sequence genome contains the following:
- the LOC120633825 gene encoding tRNA pseudouridine synthase A isoform X2: MEMLGEKKDDNETKPEPVRTKNHTRYKRRFLKRQWEESNGDKNEDESSGEKKVCDTQFERIKKKKVAMLLGYCGVDYYGMQRNPGVPTIEEELLKALYDANYITKEDFATQQGAHFQRSSRTDKGVSAARQVVSLKLPLEVNLDEINSRLPSSIKVFSIKRTTNKFNCKSKCNARTYSYTLPTYVFEPSLSEGDRKMYRISAEKTTKVNEVLQVYKGTKSYHNFTEKKHYQDPSSLRYMLDFHLERVFIESEMEFAELLVKGQSFMLHQIRKMVGLMIAVIRGHTDMGIMDKVFGKEKVMIPTAPGLGLMLDKVHYERYAAKFKDSHDSLTWESEDEAVEKFKRAVIFPNIIKGEIEGNSMGLWVEKMKNHSFEPSDNISDEKNDIGEAGGDDDDDDDDDDDKETKKGVTDEETKDLKDISQNDSDVNKVENLETLESKDTSVNLQCDVTTQKDATL, translated from the exons ATGGAGATGTTAGGAGAGAAAAAAGACGATAATGAAACTAAACCTGAACCAGTGAGGACCAAAAACCACACTAGGTACAAACGCAG aTTTCTGAAACGCCAGTGGGAGGAATCGAATGGGGATAAGAATGAAGATGAATCAAGCGGTGAGAAGAAAGTGTGCGACACACAGTTTGAAAGGATCAAGAAAAAGAAAGTAGCAATGCTCTTGGGCTACTGTGGGGTGGATTACTATGGAATGCAACG GAATCCTGGAGTTCCAACCATAGAGGAAGAGCTACTGAAAGCCCTGTACGACGCCAATTACATTACCAAGGAGGACTTTGCCACACAGCAGGGCGCCCACTTCCAGAGGAGTTCGCGCACAGACAAGGGCGTGTCGGCCGCCAGACAGGTTGTCTCTCTTAAGCTAC CTCTCGAAGTGAACTTAGATGAAATAAACAGTAGACTGCCCTCTAGTATAAAGGTGTTCAGTATAAAACGCACCACCAACAAGTTTAACTGCAAATCAAAATGCAACGCGAGAACGTACAGCTATACCCTTCCCACCTATGTGTTCGAGCCGAGTTTGAGTGAGGGAGACAGGAAGATGTATAGGATATCCGCTGAGAAGACAACTAAGGTCAATGAAGTGCTCCAAGTATATAAAGGGACGAAGAGTTATCATAATTTTACGGAGAAGaa aCATTATCAAGATCCATCCTCGCTAAGGTACATGCTGGACTTTCATTTGGAAAGAGTGTTCATTGAATCTGAAATGGAGTTTGCGGAGTTATTAGTTAAG GGTCAGAGCTTCATGCTGCACCAGATAAGGAAGATGGTTGGGCTGATGATAGCCGTGATACGGGGACACACGGACATGGGTATAATGGACAAAGTCTTCGGCAAAGAGAAGGTCATGATACCCACAGCACCCGGCCTAGGGCTGATGCTCGATAAG GTGCACTACGAGAGATATGCCGCCAAGTTCAAGGACTCCCACGACAGCTTGACATGGGAGTCGGAGGACGAGGCTGTTGAGAAGTTCAAACGCGCGGTCATATTCCCCAACATCATCAAGGGGGAGATCGAGGGCAACTCCATGG gtttGTGGGTCGAGAAAATGAAGAACCATTCCTTCGAACCCTCTGATAACATTTCTGACGAGAAGAACGATATCGGTGAAGCTGgcggtgacgatgatgatgacgatgacgatgatgacgataaagaaactaaaaaagGTGTTACAGATGAAGAAACTAAAGATCTTAAAGATATCAGCCAAAATGATTCAGATGTGAACAAAGTGGAAAATTTGGAAACGTTAGAATCGAAAGATACAAGTGTAAATCTACAGTGTGATGTGACGACGCAGAAAGATGCgaccttataa
- the LOC120633825 gene encoding tRNA pseudouridine synthase A isoform X1: MSVQLFNLLVNSLKQSFPRPSDIARSGIQIRSIAVMEMLGEKKDDNETKPEPVRTKNHTRYKRRFLKRQWEESNGDKNEDESSGEKKVCDTQFERIKKKKVAMLLGYCGVDYYGMQRNPGVPTIEEELLKALYDANYITKEDFATQQGAHFQRSSRTDKGVSAARQVVSLKLPLEVNLDEINSRLPSSIKVFSIKRTTNKFNCKSKCNARTYSYTLPTYVFEPSLSEGDRKMYRISAEKTTKVNEVLQVYKGTKSYHNFTEKKHYQDPSSLRYMLDFHLERVFIESEMEFAELLVKGQSFMLHQIRKMVGLMIAVIRGHTDMGIMDKVFGKEKVMIPTAPGLGLMLDKVHYERYAAKFKDSHDSLTWESEDEAVEKFKRAVIFPNIIKGEIEGNSMGLWVEKMKNHSFEPSDNISDEKNDIGEAGGDDDDDDDDDDDKETKKGVTDEETKDLKDISQNDSDVNKVENLETLESKDTSVNLQCDVTTQKDATL, from the exons ATGTCTGTTCAATTATTTAACTTGCTTGTTAATTCACTTAAGCAGAGTTTTCCCCGACCATCTGATATAGCCAGATCAG GTATACAAATAAGATCAATAGCTGTGATGGAGATGTTAGGAGAGAAAAAAGACGATAATGAAACTAAACCTGAACCAGTGAGGACCAAAAACCACACTAGGTACAAACGCAG aTTTCTGAAACGCCAGTGGGAGGAATCGAATGGGGATAAGAATGAAGATGAATCAAGCGGTGAGAAGAAAGTGTGCGACACACAGTTTGAAAGGATCAAGAAAAAGAAAGTAGCAATGCTCTTGGGCTACTGTGGGGTGGATTACTATGGAATGCAACG GAATCCTGGAGTTCCAACCATAGAGGAAGAGCTACTGAAAGCCCTGTACGACGCCAATTACATTACCAAGGAGGACTTTGCCACACAGCAGGGCGCCCACTTCCAGAGGAGTTCGCGCACAGACAAGGGCGTGTCGGCCGCCAGACAGGTTGTCTCTCTTAAGCTAC CTCTCGAAGTGAACTTAGATGAAATAAACAGTAGACTGCCCTCTAGTATAAAGGTGTTCAGTATAAAACGCACCACCAACAAGTTTAACTGCAAATCAAAATGCAACGCGAGAACGTACAGCTATACCCTTCCCACCTATGTGTTCGAGCCGAGTTTGAGTGAGGGAGACAGGAAGATGTATAGGATATCCGCTGAGAAGACAACTAAGGTCAATGAAGTGCTCCAAGTATATAAAGGGACGAAGAGTTATCATAATTTTACGGAGAAGaa aCATTATCAAGATCCATCCTCGCTAAGGTACATGCTGGACTTTCATTTGGAAAGAGTGTTCATTGAATCTGAAATGGAGTTTGCGGAGTTATTAGTTAAG GGTCAGAGCTTCATGCTGCACCAGATAAGGAAGATGGTTGGGCTGATGATAGCCGTGATACGGGGACACACGGACATGGGTATAATGGACAAAGTCTTCGGCAAAGAGAAGGTCATGATACCCACAGCACCCGGCCTAGGGCTGATGCTCGATAAG GTGCACTACGAGAGATATGCCGCCAAGTTCAAGGACTCCCACGACAGCTTGACATGGGAGTCGGAGGACGAGGCTGTTGAGAAGTTCAAACGCGCGGTCATATTCCCCAACATCATCAAGGGGGAGATCGAGGGCAACTCCATGG gtttGTGGGTCGAGAAAATGAAGAACCATTCCTTCGAACCCTCTGATAACATTTCTGACGAGAAGAACGATATCGGTGAAGCTGgcggtgacgatgatgatgacgatgacgatgatgacgataaagaaactaaaaaagGTGTTACAGATGAAGAAACTAAAGATCTTAAAGATATCAGCCAAAATGATTCAGATGTGAACAAAGTGGAAAATTTGGAAACGTTAGAATCGAAAGATACAAGTGTAAATCTACAGTGTGATGTGACGACGCAGAAAGATGCgaccttataa
- the LOC120633834 gene encoding uncharacterized protein LOC120633834 has product MSDVDVDLFISSVQEHRCLWDTSDETYKDKFIKQEAWKSICEIVYVDYKEKNSTEKSKLGNDLVKKWKAIKDNFAKYQKKLKDANRSGAGAAKIKEYHLNKQLQFLKKVSQNATDSSLCVAEGDIENEITALPRYKSQPRKRKADDKDDIEEDLLAILKTPENRHFHFFKGILPSLQSLNENQTLIFQSRVLQILTDILQPSIHQNTHHGYNQEYQHQGYNQGYSTMRYDNTVQSGYHTSTPRSSITEQRTTSSSNQQRPINSPFLLDETSATSYVSQDEEFDFS; this is encoded by the exons atgtctgaCGTTGACGTCGATCTGTTTATATCTTCGGTTCAGGAACACCGTTGTTTGTGGGATACTAGTGACGAAACCTATAAagacaaatttataaaacaagaaGCATGGAAAAGCATTTGTGAGATCGTTTATGTTGATTACAAGGAAAAAAACTCAACCGAAAAATCAAAACTGG GTAATGATTTAGTCAAGAAGTGGAAGGCCATAAAAGATAATTTtgctaaatatcaaaaaaaactaaaagatgCCAATCGATCAGGAGCTGGAGCtgcaaaaattaaagaatatcaCTTGAATAAACAATTACAGTTTTTGAAAAAGGTTTCACAAAATGCAACTGATTCCAGTTTATGTGTAGCGGAAGGAGATATTGAGAATGAAATAACGGCATTGCCTCGTTATAAAAGTCAACCACGAAAACGAAAGGCAGATGATAAGGATGATATTGAAGAAGATTTATTGGCAATATTAAAAACACCGGAGAATAgacattttcattttttcaagGGGATTTTACCATCTCTACAATCGTTAAATGAGAATCAAACATTGATATTTCAAAGTCGGGTGCTTCAAATATTAACGGACATTCTTCAACCTTCAATTCATCAAAATACACATCACGGCTATAATCAAGAATATCAGCATCAGGGTTATAATCAAGGATATTCAACTATGAGATACGATAATACGGTTCAGAGTGGCTACCACACTTCTACTCCTAGAAGTTCGATTACTGAACAGAGGACTACCTCATCATCAAACCAACAACGTCCAATAAATTCACCATTTTTACTGGACGAAACGTCAGCTACTTCCTATGTTTCACAAGATGAGGAGTttgatttttcttaa